GTGAAAAACAGGTTGAGAACGCATGTTAAACAAAGGGGTGCCCCGCTGAGAGCAACTCAGCGAAGCGCCGTCCAGTCTATTTAGAACACAAACTTACCGCTAATTTGAAGCTGACGGGAAGAGCCGCCATCGCTGGTGGCGAAGCGGGTCGAGGAGATCTGGCCGAAGGTCGAAGACTGCGTGTTACCAGACGGTTGACCGAAGTTGGGATGGTTGAGAATGTCGAAGGCATCCACACGCAGTCTAAAGTTAAACCCTTCAAATAGCTTCGTGTCCTTCTCTCCGGAAAGATCGACGTCCGCAAATCCAGGTCCAGTCACTGCGTTCCGCTGAATATTGCCGATGCCGGTGTAGACGATGGCTGCAGTCGGAGTCGCCTGCGTTCCCTGAATCTGCAGACTGCATCCGTCCGGAACGGCCAAAGTCGGTTCAATGGCGCAAACATTCGAGTGCGGAATGAAGGTTACATTGGCAATCGCAGTCTGCGATTTATGCGTTGTGATTGAACCAACCTTGTTGGGGCGTACAGCACCCGTAAGGCCGTTGTAGTTTGAGCTGCTTGAGAGTATGTTGATGGGGTTTCCCGTCTGGTATTGAACGATCGTCGAAAGCTGATAACCCGAGACCAGGCGGTTGCCCTTGAAGGGCAGGTTATAGATCGCGGTTCCGGCGAAATGATTGCGCGTGTCGAAATCCGACAGCCCGTAGTTGCCGCTGAGATGGTTGCTGTCCTGCGGAGCACCACCTGCCGCAGTAAGGCCTCCCTGTGACCCGAGCGAGTTGAGATCCATCGACTTCGTCCACTCGTAGTTCACATTAAACTCAAGTCCGCGTCTCATGGTCTTACTGAGCGTCGCCCACATCCCGTTGTAATTCGAGATGCCGATGCTGTTTACCTCCGGAATGTTCGAAGCAATGGAGACGTTGGCATCGATGGGGCTATTGGGTGAGAGCTTCTGATACAGATGCGGGGATCCAACTGGCCCGGATGCCTGGTTCTCGTTGGTTGTAATGCGCAGATGGCGTCCAACCGATCCGTAGTACCCGATCGAGGCAACCATGCCGGCGGCAAGCGCCTGCTGCACGTTCAGATTAAAGCTTTCGATGTACCCGTTCCTGAGGTTAGGGTTGACCGAACTGATCCCGATGGCCGAAGCCTTCGCCGATGCATACAGCGTCGAGACAGGAATGGGAGCTCCGTTATAAGAGACTGCCGTGCTGAAGGGGGGATTGGTGTACAGTCCGCCCACTACGTTCGAAACCGGTTGGTCGACCAGGTACGCATAGCCTCCACGCACCACGGTCCTCCCGGTGCCGAAGACATCGGCCGCAAATCCCAGCCGGGGCTCGATGTTGTAGTTCTGCGAGTAGGCGCCGTTGGCAGAAATTCCATTGGTGCCCACCTGCGTCAGCGTTGGCCCCCCATTTCCATTCGGATTAAAGAGCACAAATCTGTTCGCACCCTCGACCGGCGTACCATTCCACTCGAAGCGCAAGCCATACTCCAGTGTCAGCTTCGGTGTGAGCTTGAAGTTGTCCTGTACAAACCCTCCGACTGCGGTGTCGTAGACCCGGCTGGTGACGGTATTCGGTTGAATACTAAAGACCGTGGCGTTGTCCATCTCGAAGTTGTTGGCTGTGCTCACATAGGTAAGCGTCCCGATGTTCCCGGCAAAGCTGGCACTCAGATAGCGGCGATACTCACCACCGAATTTGATGCTATGCCTACCGCGCAGCAATGTCGCCGTATCCGAAAGAATACCAAGCGTGTCGTTGCGTCCTTGCGGGAATCCCGCGGGCCCACCAAAGACCAGACCAATATCGGAGAGCGTGATCTGCGGCAGACCAACATTGCCCTGAAGGCCATCGCCAAGGCCTACATCATTCGGATTAGTAAGATTGGCCGGGTTGAAGGCGATGGAGATGCGGTTGAAGCCGAGACGCACTTCATTCACGAAGTTCGGGTTGAAGACATGCGTCTCGTTGAAGGTGAGTATCTGCCGATGCGCGTTGCGGTGATCGCCCCATCCTGGAATCGTATCCCCCTGCAACGCAGGCTCCGTACGAACGTCTTTCTGAAAGGCATAGAAACCATGCGCCGAATCCGAGGTGCTGAACTGGTGCATGATGTCGACGGTGAACTGATCAATGTTGACCGGGCCAGGCGTGAACGCGACATAATTACTTCCGCTGTTCGGGAGCGGAAGCAGCGCCGCCAGCTTTGCAGCAGCGGGAAACTGTGCCGCGTTCGCCGCGATCTGCGCCTGCTGAGCGGCCGTAAGCACCGTGCTGTTCTGCAGAATGCCCTGTTTCTGCCTCAGGCCTTCATAGCTGCCGAAGAAGAAGGTGTGTTCTCTCCAGATGGGACCGCCCACCGATCCGCCGAAGTTGTTGCGCTTGAGCGGCGCCTTCTCGCCCGGTAGGCCAGGAATTGGTAATCCGGTTGCAGGGCTGAAATTGCGGTTGAAGTAGTTGCGCGCGTCGAGCGCGTCGTTGCGGAAGTAGTCAAACGCCTCGCCATGAAACTGGTTTGTGCCGGAGCGCGTGGCAACGTTCACAATCGAGCCCGAGCTGCGGCCATACTCTGCGCTGAACGTCGAGTTATCGATCTTGAACTCGGAGGTGGTGCTGATCGACGGTTGAAAGGTGATCTGGTTCTGGCTGATATCGTTCAGGTTCACGCCGTTGATCTGGAAGTTTACCGAGTCTTCGCGATTGCCTGCTGAGTCAAAGGAGTTGGCACCCAGGCCGCGGCTCGCGGACGTCAGACTTCCGGCTGTCGGAGCAACCACGCCGCCGGGCGTCAGCACCGTCAGATCCAGAAAGTGCCGCCCGTTCAGTGGAATCTGCTGCACCGTTGTCCTGTCGATGACCTGCCCGACCGTCATGGTCTGTGTCTCGATCTGCGGTGCGCCGCTGTCCACCTGCACCGTCTCGCCGGCCGATATTAGAGCAAGCTGCGCATTCACCGCAACCGTCTGATTCACTTCCAGCGTCAACTTCTTTACGGTATATAGGCTGAAGCCCGCACCAGAAATCTGTATTTCATATTCGCCTGGTTGCAACGACGGAACGCCATAAACTCCCGCCCCATCGGTAACGACCTCGCGATCAAGGCCCGTGGCAAGCGAATGCACTCTAACGTGCGCGCCTGGAACCACCGCACCGCTTGGGTCTATCACGGTGCCCGACAGATTCGCCGTCGACTGTGCAAGGCACACGCCAACGCTCTGTAACAACAGAACAAAACCTAAGAATCCGCTTGAGAACAATTTAGAAATTTTCACTTCAGGCCTCCTGCAAATCAAGTTGCACCTACGACTTCTATGTGGAAGAACTGCGGCCCGAAAAAGGACTTCGAACGTACGTATTGCAATTAGATCTGATGGGCCCAAATAACGCCGGTGGACCGGTCTTGTCGGCCTCGATTTACTATCTGAAGCGGACCGCGACCCGTTCCACAATAAACTTTTTTGTGATGATATCTAAAATTTCACCTATTTCCAGCGATGTCAATATGCCGAGTCATTACTAGCGGATTTATTTTTCGCCAATCTATCGACAAATTAATGAGTGCAAACGGTTATTGGAATCAACTAGTTCTGTCAGTTTTTTGAGCTTATTTCGCCATTCACGATGCGAGCATCGACTCAACGCTAACGGCAAGCAAAGAGGAAGCCGTAGCGGAGCGTGTCAAGAAGATCGGATAAAAACAAAGTACAAGGGCGCTCAAAAGCTGCCGAAGACATCACTCCAGTTAGACGACGATTCCCCAAAACAGTAACGATCATCCAAAATGGGCCGCGCGTATTAAGTCAGGCAAGGATGGATCTCAGGCCACGTTAGTAGGCGAGGACGCGGCCGTTTGCGCGCATCTCTAAGGCTAATGAGACGACCTTGGCGAGCTTTGGATCCCAGATCATTGTGTAGCAGTCGCCACCGATGCCGGAGCTTGTCGGCTCGAGGAAGCCAAGGCAGGCGTTGGCGGCGATTGCGGAGCCGCCTCGCTTCAGAGTTTCGATTGCAGTCAAGGTCGCGATGGGGTGGCTGTGCCGGCGGCTCCAGAGCATCCCATAGCGGCGGAACGGCTGGCGAAGCTGGCACCTGAGACCCGGTCGCCGGCATGCACGTCTGGTCGCACAAAGCGTTCGGCGCTTGAGGGCTGGAAGTTCGGCAGGGATGTGTCCGATGAGCCTGATTCGGGTCGCCACTCTGGCGATGGCGACGGATGGCTGAAGCTACGCGATGGCAAGCGGGAGTGCGGCGATGAATGAGCGACGGCGCAATGTTGTTCTCCTGGTCGAATGTTCGCAGACAAAAAAATGAGGTGCGATCAAAGCCGTACGTTTAGAGTTTCACTCCGATATATCAAGGCGTTCTTGCCTTGCTTCTCTACCCAAGCGGACTGTCTCCGCCCGAGCAATGAGTTTCGTAGTAGTGTCGCAAGTTTAGAGGGGTTCCGCAGCGCGAAGACGATTTACTGCTTCTCCTCAGCTAATGAGGAGCCTGGGCCAGCATTGTCTCTTCAGGACATCCCGGGAGTCGTCAGTTTTCCATAGAGCCAAGAGTTTGTCGTGCTGGTCTGTGTTTCCGCTCACGGTCATGTTGGCCGACGCCTTAAGAGCCTGCCCTGTTGGACTATCGACGAAGGAGATGCTGTCGTTGCAGCCGAGCCTCTGCTCAGGTCGCCGAGGCTTCGGGGAGTAGGACGGTGGCGTATTTGGCAACGGCGCTTTCTTATGCCTACAACCAACTAACTCCTACCGTAACGCAAGTCTCAAATTCGGTACTTCTCCGACTTCTTGTAGGACGGGCGGCCGATATCGCTAGAAAAACGAATTCAGGCGCAATGCCCAGCTGCGTCCAGGCGCGATTGCGTTCCCGGAGAAAAGACCTCCAAAATCGATAATATTCAAGCGATTATTCAGATTGTCGCCGTCGAGCTGTAAGCGAGAGTTAAACTTGTCGCCCTGGTATAGATCAATACCAAGGGATGCGGTGACTGCCAGCGTTGGGAGAATTCGCCCCCGCTCGAAGTTCAATCGATCTACGATCTGGAGACCGTACTCATCGACTGCCTGTTGATACGTGCCCTGGTACTCGAAAGGCAAGCCCGAGCCGTACGAAGCGCCTGCCGCCAACCACAGTCGCGGCATCAGCTGATACTGAAAGCGGGTGCGCGCCGTGTTTCGCTGGTCTTGCGAGTCGGGAAAATGTCCACTCAACTGCGACAATGCGTTATCCGCGTCATCGCCAAGAAACAGGCCGCCGGTCACGGGGAGCCAGACACGGCCGACCATATAGGAGTAGCTGATGAACCCAGTAAGCGGACCCATCCTGACGACCTGCAACTTACCTTCGGCACCATAAATGACCGCGTGATCGAAGGCTATCGGATAGCTGACGCCGGTGTTGAGGAGTTGGTCGTCGTCTGCATAGTTACTCACGTCGCGTGGATAGACGTTCACATCCAGCCGTATCCGGTCGCCAAAGGCTTTAGTTCCACCTCCCTCGTAGTAGTTACCCCTCGACGGCTTTACTGGTAGACGAAGGAAGTCGCTGCTGAGCGCATCAATCTGAGTTGAGCTCGAAATCAGGATATTTTCAAAGGAAGGAGTCTGAAAGACTCGGTCGTACGAGGCATGCAGCACCATCTTCCAAGACGGAACATAGTAGCCGACCGAAACTCTTGGGCTAATTCCAATTTCATTCAGAATGAGTTGATAGTGGTCCCAACGGAGCCCGGCGCTTACCGTCCAACTCCCCAAACGGATGAGGTCCTCGACGAACGTAGACTGTTCTAAGTCGGGACGGCTGGCGGCGAAATTCAGCGCCGGGGGAGTATCGGGATCGAACTGTGTTGGATCAGTAATGGAGTAGTTGAACTTCTCATGCAGGAAGCTGTTATCTGACTCGACCCCGGCTTTGAGCTCCTGATTGTGATAGTGCCTGGAGTAGGTTCCCTTGAAGTAGCCTTCCTTGAAGTAGTTTTTCTGGAAAGCGATGATAGGTGTCGAGAAGACGTCGGAGTAGAGGTCATTGGCATTCTTGCGAACAAATCCCTCCAGCGTTCCCAGGCTGTCAGACGAAAATATGTGCTGATAAGTCACCGACCCTATGGTTTCAAAGTTGTCGCCGGTCTGGAGCTGACCCGCCGCTTGCTGCAACTGTTCATTGGGAATTTCGAATCGCGAAAACTCGTGTCGGGCGACCACGATCAGTCGGTCTTTTTCATTGAAATCCCGTTCATACCTCAGGGAAAAGTCGCCGACAGTCCCACGGTTGGTGAAGTTCTCCGGCACCACGGGGTTGAGATAGTGCGCTGACATACCGCCCGACGCGGTTGCCGAAAACGTATTTTTGCCCGACGTCTCCTGCACTCTTGCATAGGAGCCTAACGTGTCATATGTCCCGCCTGTCAGGATCCACTGCCCGTGCAGGCCTGCGTCGGGGTTGCGCTTGGTGTTGAGCTCTATCACACCGCCCATCTTCCTACCGTACTCCGCAGGGAAGCCGGCGGTATAGATGCTCATTGATTCCAGATCGTCAGCCTCAATCTCCGGTCCGAAGCTGGGCGAACGATTGTCGGTAAGCGGAAGCCCATCGACCACGAACTGGGTCTGGTATTCAGAACCCCTCGGATGCAATACCGCATTGCCCTCGTAGAGCCAGCCAGGTTGCGAGACCACGAGGTCTTGTATCGATCTGCCGGGTAGAGACTGGACGCGGTCCCGAATCTGTCTCGAGCCTATCTGCATGATGGAGGAGGGTCGGTCCGGATCGATGAGCGTCTCCTCGGTATTCACAGCTACGACCGTGTTCACCGGGGCAACCTGGAGTTGAACCACCGATTCGATGGGGATGGATGACCCCATTTGCAGAGTGCTGGAGACCGACGAAAAACCCTGTTTCTCGGCGGTGATCGAGTAAACCCCATATGGAAGCCGACGGATAACAGCGTTTCCCTTTTCATCGGTTATAAGGACGGTTCTATATTGGTTCCCCTGACTTATTACGGTCACGGATGCTTCGAGTCCTGCTCCAGTGGAATCGGTCGCTTTTAGAAGTAACTCTCCCGTATTCGCCTGACCCATTGCGGAACAGACGCAAAGTAGCAGGCATCTTGTGACCCCGAAAGGTAGGCGTAAATTCAAATCCTTCACCGTTTGTTAGACGTTTTAGGCCTGCGGGATTGGGTGTGGAGCAGTTTACATCCCATCCTTCGGGGAAGGAGCCGAGGATGGGCACACTTATGTTTTCGTGCTGACATCTCCAATCGCAGGTCATCAAGGGAAAATTCGACAGCTTAGATGTCATGAACAACATTGTTGATTGAATGAACGGACTTTGTCTGCGTGGCCAAGGGCTGCGAGTAGGTTGGTGTTTCAACTATCCCCATTAAAAGAAGTTGCGATTGGCGCTCGTACGACGCGGCAAAGTAACCAGCTTTCATTACTACTGTGCATACACGTGTTCGGCTCAGATGCATTACATTTTGCGTTTAATGTGCTGCATGAGTCGGCACGTTTGTTGGCCTCCTGCCGCGGGAGCGAAAGATCCTGCTGCAGTTCTGTCGTTCGATTCGGCCCTTGGTTGGAAACTCGTTAGGAATTTGATTCATCCTCCCCTCTCAACGAAACAACCTTGGGACGCTGGAGGGGAGTCATGTCGCTGGTTAAATTTGTGCCTATTGGTCTGGCCATCTCAGGTCTTCCACCTTACATTTCAAGCAGGTTTGAAGCAGCTGCGAGGTCCTTGTTAAGAGCAACGCTTTTTTTCTGCGTATTCACTGCTATGACTGAGGCAGCGTTGGGCCAAGTCGCGACTTCGGTAAATGTGCCTACCTGGCGATACGACAATACTGAGGCGGGAGCAAATATTCAGGAGACACTACTGACTCCAACTAATGTTACTGGCTCATCGTTCGGTCTGCTTTTTTCGAGATCCGTAGATGGTTATGTCTATGCCCAGCCTCTCTACATCAACGGCCTTACGATGACCGATGGGCTCGTACACAACGTTGTTTTTGTAGCAACCGAGCATGACTCCGTTTACGCTTTCGATGCTGATTCGAATGCTGGCACAAATGCGCAGCCACTGTGGCAGATAAGCCTGCTCAACTCAGCTTATGGCGCTGCGCCTGGCGCAACCACGGTTCCCAGCGCGGATGTTGACTCAAATGACATTGTTCCTGAAATAGGAATCACTAGTACCCCTGCGATCAACGTCACTGGCAACACGATGTACGTCATCGGCAAGACGAAGGAAGGTGGAGGATATGTACAGCGGCTGCATGCGATCAACATACTCACCGGAGCAGAGCAGCCAAACAGCCCAACAGTAATTCAAGCGACGGCGTTGGGCACAGGAGCTGGCAGCTCAGGCGGCCAAATCGCGTTTAGTCCGTTATGGCAGCTGAACCGCGCGGCCTTAAGTTACTACAACGGCATAGTGTATGCCGGGTTTGGTTCTCACGGTGATAACGGCCCATGGCATGGCTGGTTGTTGGCATTTGATGGCACAACACTTGCCCAGACTGGGGCTATCTGTTTGTCTCCCAGCGGTTCTGGAGCTGGTGTCTGGGAGTCCGGTGCCGGAATGCCAATCGACAATGGAGGGACCAGCGGGCGAATGTTCTTTTCAACGGGTAATGGCTTGAACACTCCTTTCCCTCCTTTCAATCCGAGTGTCAATCTCGGGGACAGCGTTGTGGAAGTTAGTCTGTCAGGTGGCAGTCTTGCTGTGACTGATGCCTTCACTACCTTCAATCAGGCTGCGTTATCCGCAGCTGATCACGATCTGGGCTCCGGCGGGGTCCTTCTGTTGCCCGATCGAACAGGTCCCAATCCTCACCTCCTAATACAGGCGGGAAAAGAAGGACGCATCGTGGTTTTAGATCGAGATAATCTCGGTGGCTATTTACCCGGAGGCACTTCGAACACAAACGCTTTGCAGGATATTCTGGGCGCAACGACAGGCATCTTCAGCACTCCCGCCTACTGGAATGGAAGTGTTTATATATGGGGTACTGGAGACTACCCTAAAGCGTTTAGCCTCAATAATGGTGTACTCGCATCTACCTCTTCCAGCCGGGGCACTATTACCTCCGGCTTCCCGGGGGCTAGTTTCGTTATATCTTCAAACGGGACACAGAACGGTATAGCGTGGGCTGTGCGGCAAACCGGGGGCACTGCTCCCGAGGTTCTCTACGCTTTCGATGCCACCGACTTGTCGAAGGTTTTGTATGAAAGCGATAAGCAGCCGCGCGACAATCCTGGTCTGTCCAACAAATTTGTTGTACCTATTGTCACGAATGGCAAGGTGTACGTCGGAGCGCAGCATCAGCTTGATGTATTTGGCTTACTCAACGGCGAACCAGTTGCTGCGGTGCCAACCTTCATACCCAACGGGGGTGTCTTCGATTCGCCCCAACAGATATGGCTCAGTACGGCAACGCCCTCGACGAATATTTTTTATACGTTGGATGGAACAGCTCCTACCACTGGTTCCAATCTCTATACTTCGCCAATCTGGCTAACGGCCGCTACAACGGTCAAAGCGATGGCGAGTGGAACCAACTACCTTCAGAGCTCGATAACCTCCGCAGCTTTCACTCCGTCACCATTGACGCCGTTGCCGGTATTCACCCCAGCCGGAGGCACCTATAACTCAGCGCAGCAGGTTGTATTGTCCGACAGGGACAGCTCCGCCACGATCTACTACACGCTGGATGGTTCCACGCCCACGACCTCATCTGCTGTCTATTCGAGTCCCATAGCGGTGGGAGCAAATACAACCATAAGCGCCTTAGCAGTAGATCCGGCGCGGCTGACAAATCACGCTGTCGCGGGCGCTTATGTTATACAGCCCGGCAGTTCGAGCATAAATTTTGGCAGCGGCTTTTCAACCGCTACTGGAATCACCTTTAACGGTTCAGCTACTACCAGTAGTGACGCGTGCCTTCTACTCACGAGCGGAGGCGTTAGCCAGGCGGGGAGCGCCTTCTATAACGTACCCATTGATATTCGCGCCTTTACGGCAGACTTTGCATTCCAGCTTATTAATCCGCAAGCGGACGGCTTCACGTTCACAATACAGAATGCAAAGGCCACTGCACTTGGAAGCAACGGCTCGGCGTTAGGTTATGCAAGCACGAAAGCCATGCCCACCAGCGTTGCTGTTAAGTTTGACTTCCACAACAACTCGGGAGAGGGCGACGACTCTACTGGTTTTTATATAGATGGAGCAATGCCCACGATTCCTGCCGTCGATATGACGTCAAGCGGGGTCATTTTGAAGAGTGGCAACATCATGCAGGCTCATCTGTCTTATGACGGCACCACTCTAACGTTAACTCTGACCGACATCATCGCAGCTAAGACATTTATCTACAGTCAGGCGATTAATATTCCCCAGATTGTCGGAGCCAATACGGCATATGTAGGCTTCACAGGCGGATCCGGCGGAAGCACAGCAATCCAGAAGATCCTAACCTGGACCTACAGCGCCTCGGTGGCCGCAGTTCCTCCTGCATCTCCGACCTTCAGTCCCCCGAGTGGCAGCTATACGACGACGCAAAACATTGCGCTCAGTGATACCACTTCGGGTGCCGCGATTTATTACACGATGGACGGCACGACTCCGACAACATCCTCTTCGGTGTACAGCAACCCTATTGCGGTTAATGCAGGAACGACGACAACATTCGAAGCGCTAGGTGTTGCGCCATCTGGCTTGCAAAGCGCTGTCACGACTGCAACCTATGTGATTTCGGCTGCGGTACCTGGTGTTACCGCCGTGCCGACGTTCTCCCCCGCGCCAGGCACATATGCGAGTGCGCAAAGCATTACGCTCTCCGACTCCACAGCGGGCAGTGTCATCTACTACACGGTGGACGGCACAACACCCAGCACCAGTTCTTCGGTGTATTCCAGCCCCATTCTGGTTGGATCAACTGAGACTATTCAAGCGGTGGCTATTGCTCCAGGTCTTTCGGCAAGCTCTGTGTCAAGTGGCGGGTACACGATCAGTCCGACGACTGAAGTAATCAATTTCCCAAACGGTTTCGCGGGTGCCGCAAGCAGTTTCATCTTTAACGGAGTTGGGATTCTGAGCGGTTCGACGCTGCAGATGATGACTGCAAGCCAGACTTCTTCCAGAAGTTCGATATGGTTTACACCGGCTGTCAACATTGCTACATTTACGACCGACTTTGATTTTCAGATTCTCAACGGGGTGGCAGATGGTTTTACCTTCGCCATTCAAACTAAAGGACCCTTGGCCATTGGATCGACAGGAAACGCGCTGGGATACGGAGGCGGAATTTCTGGAATAGGAAAAAGTCTGGCAATCAAGTTCGATATTCACAACAACTCCGGTGAAGGATCAGACTCTACCGGGTTCTATACAGATGGAGCACAGCCAACGATACCTTCCATGAATCTGACTCCTTCCAATGTAATCTTGACTAGCGGACACATCTTGCATGCGCACGTCACTTACGACGGTACGAACCTTACATTGACGCTTACCGACACTACAACATCTGCGAGCTTTACCGCGACCGAAGCTGTGAATTTAGCCAGCGTACTTGGTGGCACAACTGCCTATTTGGGCTTCACAGCGGGAAGTGGCGGCTCAAGCATGAACGCTAACATTCTTGACTGGACATATCACAATTAGCAAACGCAAATGCTGCATGGATCCGGTTTTTGGTTACGGATCGTCAAATTGAATCGACAACACTCAATTTCGCACAGACATACGATTTTTCTGCATCTGTCTATCGCGGACTGGCCGTCGGTCAGCAAACTCTCATTTGACGTGGTCGCAGTCCAAGTCGCCCCCGGGCGCGTAGTCTAAGTCTACCCGCTTCTCAACTCGGGTTGAGAGCGCGGACCAGAGTTATACATTTTGGTGACAGCTGGCGGAGCGGATGGATGTAGTTTTGGTTTGTCTTGAATGGACAGGTGCGGGTAGTCCAGGTTAAGTGTTCAGTCTCGGAGGGTGGTTATGGGACCTGTCTCGAAGGCGATGAGTGGGTGTCTTGGTAACGGACCAGGTGCAGGATTGCGTAGTGGGCTTAGAGCTGGAATCGGTTTGATTGTGTTCTCCGTTGCCTTGACGTCTTGCGGAGGGAAAAGTGCGCCGGCACCGGCTCCAGCGGACTTCTCTCTCGCGTCTATGCCTGCGGCGATCACGCTTATGCCGGGCGCTGGGGGACAGCAGGTGAATGTGACTGCGACAGCGGCGAACGGCTTTACTGGAATGGTTGCAGTTGCAATTACTGGACT
The nucleotide sequence above comes from Tunturibacter empetritectus. Encoded proteins:
- a CDS encoding TonB-dependent receptor; amino-acid sequence: MCLAQSTANLSGTVIDPSGAVVPGAHVRVHSLATGLDREVVTDGAGVYGVPSLQPGEYEIQISGAGFSLYTVKKLTLEVNQTVAVNAQLALISAGETVQVDSGAPQIETQTMTVGQVIDRTTVQQIPLNGRHFLDLTVLTPGGVVAPTAGSLTSASRGLGANSFDSAGNREDSVNFQINGVNLNDISQNQITFQPSISTTSEFKIDNSTFSAEYGRSSGSIVNVATRSGTNQFHGEAFDYFRNDALDARNYFNRNFSPATGLPIPGLPGEKAPLKRNNFGGSVGGPIWREHTFFFGSYEGLRQKQGILQNSTVLTAAQQAQIAANAAQFPAAAKLAALLPLPNSGSNYVAFTPGPVNIDQFTVDIMHQFSTSDSAHGFYAFQKDVRTEPALQGDTIPGWGDHRNAHRQILTFNETHVFNPNFVNEVRLGFNRISIAFNPANLTNPNDVGLGDGLQGNVGLPQITLSDIGLVFGGPAGFPQGRNDTLGILSDTATLLRGRHSIKFGGEYRRYLSASFAGNIGTLTYVSTANNFEMDNATVFSIQPNTVTSRVYDTAVGGFVQDNFKLTPKLTLEYGLRFEWNGTPVEGANRFVLFNPNGNGGPTLTQVGTNGISANGAYSQNYNIEPRLGFAADVFGTGRTVVRGGYAYLVDQPVSNVVGGLYTNPPFSTAVSYNGAPIPVSTLYASAKASAIGISSVNPNLRNGYIESFNLNVQQALAAGMVASIGYYGSVGRHLRITTNENQASGPVGSPHLYQKLSPNSPIDANVSIASNIPEVNSIGISNYNGMWATLSKTMRRGLEFNVNYEWTKSMDLNSLGSQGGLTAAGGAPQDSNHLSGNYGLSDFDTRNHFAGTAIYNLPFKGNRLVSGYQLSTIVQYQTGNPINILSSSSNYNGLTGAVRPNKVGSITTHKSQTAIANVTFIPHSNVCAIEPTLAVPDGCSLQIQGTQATPTAAIVYTGIGNIQRNAVTGPGFADVDLSGEKDTKLFEGFNFRLRVDAFDILNHPNFGQPSGNTQSSTFGQISSTRFATSDGGSSRQLQISGKFVF
- a CDS encoding TonB-dependent receptor: MGQANTGELLLKATDSTGAGLEASVTVISQGNQYRTVLITDEKGNAVIRRLPYGVYSITAEKQGFSSVSSTLQMGSSIPIESVVQLQVAPVNTVVAVNTEETLIDPDRPSSIMQIGSRQIRDRVQSLPGRSIQDLVVSQPGWLYEGNAVLHPRGSEYQTQFVVDGLPLTDNRSPSFGPEIEADDLESMSIYTAGFPAEYGRKMGGVIELNTKRNPDAGLHGQWILTGGTYDTLGSYARVQETSGKNTFSATASGGMSAHYLNPVVPENFTNRGTVGDFSLRYERDFNEKDRLIVVARHEFSRFEIPNEQLQQAAGQLQTGDNFETIGSVTYQHIFSSDSLGTLEGFVRKNANDLYSDVFSTPIIAFQKNYFKEGYFKGTYSRHYHNQELKAGVESDNSFLHEKFNYSITDPTQFDPDTPPALNFAASRPDLEQSTFVEDLIRLGSWTVSAGLRWDHYQLILNEIGISPRVSVGYYVPSWKMVLHASYDRVFQTPSFENILISSSTQIDALSSDFLRLPVKPSRGNYYEGGGTKAFGDRIRLDVNVYPRDVSNYADDDQLLNTGVSYPIAFDHAVIYGAEGKLQVVRMGPLTGFISYSYMVGRVWLPVTGGLFLGDDADNALSQLSGHFPDSQDQRNTARTRFQYQLMPRLWLAAGASYGSGLPFEYQGTYQQAVDEYGLQIVDRLNFERGRILPTLAVTASLGIDLYQGDKFNSRLQLDGDNLNNRLNIIDFGGLFSGNAIAPGRSWALRLNSFF
- a CDS encoding gamma-glutamyltransferase gives rise to the protein MTAIETLKRGGSAIAANACLGFLEPTSSGIGGDCYTMIWDPKLAKVVSLALEMRANGRVLAY
- a CDS encoding chitobiase/beta-hexosaminidase C-terminal domain-containing protein, coding for MSLVKFVPIGLAISGLPPYISSRFEAAARSLLRATLFFCVFTAMTEAALGQVATSVNVPTWRYDNTEAGANIQETLLTPTNVTGSSFGLLFSRSVDGYVYAQPLYINGLTMTDGLVHNVVFVATEHDSVYAFDADSNAGTNAQPLWQISLLNSAYGAAPGATTVPSADVDSNDIVPEIGITSTPAINVTGNTMYVIGKTKEGGGYVQRLHAINILTGAEQPNSPTVIQATALGTGAGSSGGQIAFSPLWQLNRAALSYYNGIVYAGFGSHGDNGPWHGWLLAFDGTTLAQTGAICLSPSGSGAGVWESGAGMPIDNGGTSGRMFFSTGNGLNTPFPPFNPSVNLGDSVVEVSLSGGSLAVTDAFTTFNQAALSAADHDLGSGGVLLLPDRTGPNPHLLIQAGKEGRIVVLDRDNLGGYLPGGTSNTNALQDILGATTGIFSTPAYWNGSVYIWGTGDYPKAFSLNNGVLASTSSSRGTITSGFPGASFVISSNGTQNGIAWAVRQTGGTAPEVLYAFDATDLSKVLYESDKQPRDNPGLSNKFVVPIVTNGKVYVGAQHQLDVFGLLNGEPVAAVPTFIPNGGVFDSPQQIWLSTATPSTNIFYTLDGTAPTTGSNLYTSPIWLTAATTVKAMASGTNYLQSSITSAAFTPSPLTPLPVFTPAGGTYNSAQQVVLSDRDSSATIYYTLDGSTPTTSSAVYSSPIAVGANTTISALAVDPARLTNHAVAGAYVIQPGSSSINFGSGFSTATGITFNGSATTSSDACLLLTSGGVSQAGSAFYNVPIDIRAFTADFAFQLINPQADGFTFTIQNAKATALGSNGSALGYASTKAMPTSVAVKFDFHNNSGEGDDSTGFYIDGAMPTIPAVDMTSSGVILKSGNIMQAHLSYDGTTLTLTLTDIIAAKTFIYSQAINIPQIVGANTAYVGFTGGSGGSTAIQKILTWTYSASVAAVPPASPTFSPPSGSYTTTQNIALSDTTSGAAIYYTMDGTTPTTSSSVYSNPIAVNAGTTTTFEALGVAPSGLQSAVTTATYVISAAVPGVTAVPTFSPAPGTYASAQSITLSDSTAGSVIYYTVDGTTPSTSSSVYSSPILVGSTETIQAVAIAPGLSASSVSSGGYTISPTTEVINFPNGFAGAASSFIFNGVGILSGSTLQMMTASQTSSRSSIWFTPAVNIATFTTDFDFQILNGVADGFTFAIQTKGPLAIGSTGNALGYGGGISGIGKSLAIKFDIHNNSGEGSDSTGFYTDGAQPTIPSMNLTPSNVILTSGHILHAHVTYDGTNLTLTLTDTTTSASFTATEAVNLASVLGGTTAYLGFTAGSGGSSMNANILDWTYHN